Proteins encoded together in one Halalkaliarchaeum sp. AArc-CO window:
- a CDS encoding halocyanin domain-containing protein has protein sequence MRRREFVRTAGGATAVAATGAATAGSASAQGDVEPDFEGYLDGIGGGYADLRGEEEVTVDVGAGDGLQFSPAGIWIDEGTEVTWEWTGQGGEHNVVTDTENTDFENAHDFRSGDPIDEAGHTFSHIFEEGGRTGYVCEPHRGVGMFGAVAVGDDVPVLEPAPDDGWPESVHDYGVPLHPHFVGIMSAFAIVATLVFTFYVVKYGESAHTGTGRN, from the coding sequence ATGAGACGGCGGGAGTTTGTACGAACAGCCGGCGGGGCAACAGCCGTCGCAGCCACAGGAGCGGCGACGGCCGGATCCGCCAGTGCCCAGGGAGACGTCGAGCCCGACTTCGAGGGGTATCTCGACGGGATCGGCGGCGGCTATGCCGACCTCCGCGGGGAGGAGGAAGTCACAGTCGACGTGGGTGCCGGCGACGGGCTCCAGTTTTCCCCGGCCGGCATCTGGATCGACGAGGGGACCGAAGTGACATGGGAATGGACCGGGCAGGGTGGCGAACACAACGTCGTCACCGACACGGAGAACACCGACTTCGAGAACGCACACGATTTCAGGAGCGGCGACCCGATCGACGAGGCGGGCCACACCTTCTCACACATCTTCGAGGAGGGCGGCCGGACCGGCTACGTCTGTGAGCCGCACCGCGGGGTCGGCATGTTCGGCGCCGTCGCCGTCGGCGACGACGTGCCGGTCCTCGAACCGGCACCCGACGACGGCTGGCCCGAGAGCGTCCACGATTACGGCGTCCCGTTACACCCACACTTTGTCGGGATCATGTCGGCGTTCGCGATCGTTGCGACGCTGGTCTTCACGTTCTACGTAGTGAAGTACGGCGAATCCGCCCACACGGGCACGGGGAGGAACTGA
- a CDS encoding cytochrome bc complex cytochrome b subunit translates to MSLEKKDEHDHKAWLEERDLTAVESIFLTSLVWLDRRFRIVDYLEALETMYYRVNLQMPKSHTEQYNLDNKFWYWYPLYSLGFLSIVAYLVAAVTGAILGFYYSPSTAGDPSAAYNSMLFIMEDLQFGFMLRSIHRWAAQFMLAAVFLHMLRVYFTGAYKEPRELNWLLGVVLISLTLLFGYTGYLLPWKQLSFWAGQIGVEMALATPLVGEWAAQLIFGGFTLGESTLIRMYILHVFILPFVVTALIALHVGIVWVQGIAEPH, encoded by the coding sequence ATGAGTCTGGAAAAGAAGGACGAACACGACCACAAAGCGTGGCTCGAGGAGCGGGATCTCACCGCAGTCGAGAGCATCTTCCTGACGTCGCTCGTCTGGCTCGATCGTCGGTTCCGCATCGTCGATTACCTCGAGGCGCTGGAGACGATGTACTACCGAGTCAACCTCCAGATGCCCAAAAGCCACACCGAACAGTACAACCTCGACAACAAGTTCTGGTACTGGTATCCGCTGTATTCGCTCGGGTTCCTCTCGATCGTCGCGTACCTCGTGGCGGCCGTGACTGGGGCGATACTCGGCTTCTACTACTCGCCGTCGACGGCCGGCGACCCCAGCGCGGCGTACAACAGCATGCTGTTCATCATGGAGGACCTGCAGTTCGGCTTCATGCTGCGGTCGATCCACCGCTGGGCGGCCCAGTTCATGCTCGCTGCGGTGTTCCTCCACATGCTTCGCGTCTACTTTACGGGCGCGTACAAGGAGCCTCGCGAACTCAACTGGCTGCTCGGCGTCGTGTTGATCTCGCTGACGCTGCTGTTCGGTTACACCGGCTACCTGCTGCCCTGGAAGCAGCTGTCGTTCTGGGCGGGACAGATCGGCGTCGAGATGGCGCTTGCGACCCCGCTGGTCGGCGAGTGGGCCGCACAGCTGATCTTCGGCGGCTTCACCCTGGGAGAATCGACCCTAATTCGGATGTACATCCTGCACGTGTTCATCCTGCCGTTCGTCGTGACGGCGCTGATCGCGCTCCACGTCGGCATCGTCTGGGTGCAGGGAATCGCAGAACCCCACTGA
- a CDS encoding cytochrome bc complex cytochrome b subunit, which yields MTGNESTSDGRTDEQLRTDGGPPATVPPDDETPTWRERKERTQGLSRLTYEYFERARREDQDLRQESDYVERDVLAFPTWPHEIIRNLAITSFFVGMIILVSAVAPPHFGDPADPSSTPAIILPDWYLYWSFGLLHLDPINPELAILGDQKIMGDEMYGVLANGVVVGAIALVPFLNKGSARRPVEQPFWAAVGVGGVVFSITLGVLAIQNLVPLDLNVIFDLTFLLPVIAGILTYAVLKTMREGYMYDLNRRYYRLRPPK from the coding sequence ATGACAGGGAACGAATCCACCTCCGACGGACGAACCGACGAGCAATTACGAACCGACGGCGGGCCGCCTGCGACGGTTCCGCCGGACGACGAGACGCCCACCTGGCGCGAGCGCAAGGAGCGCACGCAGGGACTCTCGCGGCTCACCTACGAATACTTCGAGCGTGCGCGACGCGAGGATCAGGATCTCCGACAGGAGTCCGACTACGTCGAACGCGACGTGCTCGCGTTCCCGACCTGGCCCCACGAGATCATTCGGAACCTCGCGATCACTAGCTTCTTCGTCGGAATGATCATCCTGGTGTCCGCGGTCGCGCCGCCGCACTTCGGCGATCCGGCAGACCCCTCGAGTACGCCGGCGATCATTCTCCCCGACTGGTATCTCTACTGGTCGTTCGGGCTGTTGCACCTCGATCCGATCAACCCCGAACTGGCGATCCTGGGCGATCAGAAGATCATGGGCGACGAGATGTACGGCGTCCTGGCGAACGGGGTCGTCGTGGGCGCGATCGCGCTGGTTCCGTTCCTCAACAAGGGAAGCGCCCGACGTCCGGTCGAACAGCCGTTCTGGGCGGCGGTCGGCGTCGGCGGCGTCGTGTTCTCGATCACCCTCGGCGTGCTTGCGATCCAGAACCTCGTCCCGCTGGACCTCAACGTCATCTTCGATCTGACGTTCCTGCTGCCGGTGATCGCCGGCATCCTCACCTACGCGGTGTTGAAAACGATGCGGGAGGGATACATGTACGACCTCAACCGGCGGTACTACCGGCTTCGTCCGCCGAAATAG
- a CDS encoding NAD(+)/NADH kinase, whose amino-acid sequence MNVAIVGDDAITGQLADVVARRGGSVVSAPDADTIVAIGKPALFELVGGGLEVPVLPIAAGEGKHVVSKPDASDALAAVIEGEARRTEHYQLGVSTDGTQVATALYDLTLVTEEPARISEYAVVGDGDALGTVRSDGIVAATPAGSAGYARSAGGPVLSPGSGLSVVPISPFTTHPEAWVVAEEVCVTVTRDDDVSVVADGKEVCSVGRDESVAVTRTDPVTLLRF is encoded by the coding sequence ATGAACGTCGCGATCGTCGGTGACGACGCGATCACCGGCCAGCTCGCAGATGTGGTCGCACGACGTGGCGGATCCGTCGTTTCGGCTCCGGACGCCGACACGATCGTCGCGATCGGCAAGCCTGCACTGTTCGAACTCGTCGGTGGCGGTCTCGAGGTTCCCGTGCTTCCGATCGCGGCCGGAGAGGGGAAGCACGTCGTTTCCAAACCCGACGCCTCCGACGCACTCGCGGCCGTCATCGAGGGGGAGGCGCGGCGGACCGAACACTACCAGCTCGGCGTCTCGACCGACGGTACGCAGGTTGCAACCGCGCTGTACGACCTCACGCTGGTGACGGAGGAACCCGCCCGCATCTCCGAGTACGCCGTCGTCGGCGACGGGGACGCTCTCGGAACCGTGCGCTCGGACGGGATCGTGGCGGCGACACCCGCAGGGAGCGCCGGTTACGCCCGGTCGGCCGGGGGGCCCGTACTCTCCCCCGGATCTGGCCTTTCGGTCGTCCCGATCTCGCCGTTCACTACCCATCCCGAGGCGTGGGTCGTCGCCGAGGAGGTGTGCGTGACCGTCACCCGGGACGACGACGTGTCGGTAGTCGCGGACGGGAAAGAGGTTTGCAGTGTCGGCCGCGACGAGTCGGTCGCGGTAACACGGACGGATCCGGTTACCTTGTTGCGCTTTTGA
- a CDS encoding M28 family metallopeptidase translates to MDDFDDADASWIGRTFTSDAGWQLLEELVAIPDRMAGTSGEREALARTRDALEAVGARDARIEPFDVQGWTRGDSRLLADDGEVPPRRDQIALPRSPAGSATGELVDLDYGVPSDFEERSAEIEDSVVMVSTTVPDDYDRFIHRREKYYYAVEHGASAFLFANHVEGGLPPTGSVGSDESPIGEIPAMGVSKELGARLSRERVGESITVEVDAEIAPAESGNVVAELGPETDEEVVVSSHVDAHDIADGAMDNGAGTATVVEIARALAERVDELDTRVRFRCFGAEEVGLVGSSLTADRVDLDAIRAIVNVDSNVAARTLKLDYHGFDELEAAAQTVAERFDHPVRLSDSPVPHSDHWPFVREGVPGYMVSGATEGRDRGWGHTHADTLEKLEPRNLREQAILLTELTVELADETTEPARRDPAEIAADLEAEGAAEGMKVTGDWPFEE, encoded by the coding sequence ATGGACGACTTCGACGACGCCGACGCGTCCTGGATCGGTCGCACGTTCACGAGCGACGCGGGCTGGCAGCTTTTGGAGGAGCTCGTGGCGATCCCTGATCGGATGGCGGGCACCTCCGGGGAACGCGAGGCGCTTGCACGCACCCGCGACGCACTCGAGGCCGTCGGCGCCCGCGACGCTCGGATCGAGCCGTTCGACGTCCAGGGGTGGACACGTGGCGACAGCCGACTTCTCGCCGACGACGGGGAGGTTCCTCCGCGGCGGGACCAGATTGCACTCCCTCGGAGCCCTGCGGGATCGGCGACGGGTGAGCTCGTCGATCTCGACTACGGAGTTCCCTCTGACTTCGAGGAGCGCTCCGCAGAGATCGAAGACAGCGTCGTGATGGTGTCGACGACGGTTCCCGACGACTACGATCGGTTCATCCACCGCCGGGAGAAGTACTACTACGCCGTCGAACACGGAGCGTCCGCCTTCCTGTTCGCCAATCACGTCGAGGGCGGACTCCCGCCGACGGGGAGCGTCGGCAGCGACGAGAGTCCGATCGGGGAGATCCCTGCGATGGGCGTCTCGAAGGAGCTCGGCGCTCGCCTCTCCCGCGAACGGGTCGGCGAGTCGATCACTGTCGAGGTCGACGCTGAGATCGCCCCCGCAGAGAGTGGCAACGTCGTCGCCGAGCTCGGGCCCGAAACCGACGAGGAAGTGGTGGTCTCCTCGCACGTCGACGCCCACGACATCGCCGACGGGGCGATGGACAACGGTGCCGGCACGGCGACGGTCGTGGAGATCGCCCGTGCGCTTGCAGAACGCGTGGACGAACTCGACACCAGGGTCAGGTTCCGCTGTTTCGGCGCCGAGGAAGTGGGGCTCGTCGGATCGAGTCTGACGGCAGACCGGGTCGACCTCGACGCGATCCGGGCGATCGTCAACGTCGACAGTAACGTCGCCGCCCGGACGTTGAAACTGGACTACCACGGCTTCGACGAACTGGAGGCGGCCGCACAGACGGTCGCAGAACGGTTCGACCATCCGGTTCGGCTCAGCGACTCTCCAGTCCCTCACAGCGATCACTGGCCGTTCGTCAGGGAAGGCGTTCCCGGATACATGGTCTCGGGCGCGACCGAGGGGCGCGATCGGGGCTGGGGACACACTCACGCCGACACCCTCGAGAAGCTCGAGCCGCGGAACCTCCGCGAACAGGCGATCCTGTTGACCGAACTGACCGTCGAACTTGCCGACGAAACGACGGAACCCGCCCGGCGGGACCCCGCCGAGATCGCGGCAGATCTGGAGGCGGAGGGTGCCGCGGAGGGGATGAAAGTCACCGGAGACTGGCCGTTCGAGGAGTGA
- a CDS encoding MFS transporter — protein sequence MLWGLIAATFLLVNVYRLSTAVIADALMGALGTTGAQLGTLHAVFFFVYAVMQIPTGVLVDRVGPRLTAAAGAAVMNVGAIWFALASTYGPAMGARLLIGLGGSVIFVSMLRFSANWFRPEEFGTMNGLSFAVGGVGGILATTPFALLVGAAGWRTSFLGLAVVGLGLSVATLLFVRDSPERAGFPSIEGIQERPRITLEEARTFVAAVLRDPWTWVVSVLLFVTGGINLTLFGLWGIPYVVQLYDTSVTVASTVTLLGGVGIVVGPPVIGRLSDRIGHRTELVVAGTVVYTATLAVIALLGTPPLFVVGIAFFVAGALLGAFVLTYPMIKRRHEDRASGISLGTINGASFFGAAAFPTLMGVVLDTYWTGEIAGGVRVYTVTGYRIAFAIAAAASLATVGCALWLHRHAPERV from the coding sequence CTGCTGTGGGGACTGATCGCGGCGACGTTCCTGCTCGTGAACGTCTATCGACTGTCGACTGCCGTGATCGCGGACGCGTTGATGGGTGCGCTGGGCACCACCGGCGCACAGTTGGGGACGCTTCACGCCGTGTTCTTCTTCGTCTACGCGGTGATGCAGATCCCGACCGGCGTGCTCGTCGACCGGGTCGGGCCGCGGCTCACCGCGGCCGCTGGGGCGGCCGTGATGAACGTCGGCGCGATCTGGTTCGCGCTGGCGTCTACCTACGGACCTGCGATGGGGGCGCGACTGTTGATCGGGCTCGGAGGCAGCGTCATCTTCGTGTCGATGCTCCGGTTCAGCGCGAACTGGTTTCGCCCTGAGGAGTTCGGGACGATGAACGGGCTTTCGTTTGCCGTCGGCGGCGTCGGGGGTATTCTCGCGACGACGCCGTTTGCACTGCTCGTCGGTGCTGCCGGCTGGCGGACGTCGTTTCTCGGACTGGCGGTCGTCGGACTGGGGCTGTCGGTTGCGACGCTGTTGTTCGTTCGTGACTCGCCCGAACGGGCGGGGTTTCCGTCGATCGAGGGGATACAAGAACGTCCCAGGATCACTCTCGAGGAAGCGCGGACGTTCGTTGCGGCAGTCCTGCGTGACCCCTGGACCTGGGTGGTCAGCGTGTTGCTTTTCGTCACCGGCGGGATCAACCTCACGCTGTTCGGTCTCTGGGGGATCCCGTATGTGGTGCAGCTGTACGACACGTCAGTGACGGTCGCGTCCACGGTCACCTTGCTAGGCGGGGTCGGCATCGTCGTCGGCCCCCCGGTGATCGGCCGACTCTCCGATCGGATCGGTCACCGAACGGAACTCGTTGTGGCCGGCACTGTCGTCTACACTGCGACGCTTGCGGTGATCGCCCTGCTCGGTACCCCGCCCCTGTTCGTCGTCGGGATCGCGTTCTTCGTCGCCGGGGCCTTGCTGGGCGCGTTCGTGCTCACGTATCCGATGATCAAACGCCGTCACGAAGACCGGGCCAGTGGCATCTCACTGGGAACCATAAACGGAGCGTCCTTCTTCGGCGCCGCGGCGTTCCCGACGCTCATGGGCGTCGTACTCGACACCTACTGGACCGGCGAAATCGCGGGCGGTGTCCGGGTGTACACCGTCACCGGCTACCGTATCGCGTTCGCGATCGCGGCAGCCGCGAGTCTGGCGACGGTCGGGTGTGCACTGTGGCTCCATCGTCACGCTCCCGAGCGAGTGTGA
- a CDS encoding halocyanin domain-containing protein — MNTIDRREFLRTAGTAALAVSLAGCAGNGDDDTAYVDEEPDYGEFLNDVPNYDRTIDFTDREEVRIGVGAGDGLQFEPPAVQISTGTRVVWEWTGQGGDHNVVEEDGAFESETTAAAGHEFDHTFEDTGTYLYVCTPHEAVGMKGAISVV, encoded by the coding sequence ATGAATACCATCGATAGACGGGAGTTCCTTCGCACTGCCGGCACTGCTGCTCTGGCGGTATCTCTCGCGGGCTGTGCAGGTAACGGCGACGACGACACAGCCTACGTCGACGAGGAACCGGACTACGGGGAGTTCCTGAACGACGTGCCGAACTACGATCGAACGATCGATTTTACGGATCGCGAAGAGGTACGCATCGGTGTCGGCGCGGGCGACGGACTTCAGTTCGAGCCGCCCGCCGTCCAAATTTCGACCGGTACCCGCGTGGTCTGGGAGTGGACCGGTCAGGGTGGTGACCACAACGTCGTCGAGGAGGACGGCGCGTTCGAGTCCGAAACCACCGCCGCCGCCGGCCACGAGTTCGACCACACCTTCGAGGATACCGGAACGTATCTGTACGTCTGTACGCCCCACGAAGCGGTCGGTATGAAGGGCGCAATCTCTGTTGTGTAG
- a CDS encoding helix-turn-helix domain-containing protein — protein sequence MVRNASGRENQSKPDPEVVLDALADDAAQAIVKELAEPMTASELSDACDIPLSTTYRKLELLTDAALLSESTEIRRDGQHTTRYSLAFEEVRVRLTDNRDLTVEIEARDRGRDERLAELWKEVQEEA from the coding sequence ATGGTCCGGAACGCGTCGGGACGGGAGAACCAATCGAAGCCCGACCCGGAGGTTGTTCTCGACGCACTGGCCGACGATGCGGCACAGGCGATCGTTAAGGAACTCGCGGAGCCGATGACCGCAAGCGAGCTCTCGGACGCCTGTGACATCCCGCTCTCGACGACGTATCGAAAGCTGGAGCTATTGACCGACGCCGCCCTCCTATCGGAATCGACAGAGATCCGACGGGACGGGCAGCACACGACGAGATACTCGCTCGCGTTCGAGGAGGTCCGTGTTCGGCTCACCGACAACCGCGACCTCACGGTCGAGATCGAAGCCAGGGACCGCGGACGGGACGAACGCCTCGCGGAACTGTGGAAGGAGGTGCAAGAGGAAGCATGA